The bacterium genome segment CAGGCGGTGCTCCAGGCCGGCTGGATCGATTCGCGCTCGCGAGTTCTCTCCGGGTCCTTGCGCCGAGCCTGTTCCTCGAGCGCGGCCCGGATGTAGGACACGAATAGCGGATGCGGCGCCGTCGGCTTCGACTTGTATTCGGGGTGGAACTGGCAGCCCACAAACCAGGGATGTCCCGGGAGCTCGACCATCTCGACGAACTTGCCGTCCGGACTCATGCCCGCGACGGCGAGACCGTTCTCGATGAGCGCTTCGAGGTATTTCTGATTGACCTCATAGCGGTGGCGGTGGCGTTCGCTAATCTCCTCGGTGCCGTAGACCTCGCGCGCCAGGCTGCCCTCGGCCAGAACGCACGGATAGGCACCCAGCCTCATCGTGCCGCCCATCTCCTCGACTCCGAGAAGATCCCGCAGCTTGTAGATCAGCGGGTTCACGGCCTCGGCGTCGAACTCGGAAGAGGTCGCGTCGGAGATGCCGCAAACATTGCGCGCGAACTCGATCACCATGCACTGCATGCCGAGGCAAATGCCGAAAAACGGAACTTCGTGCTCGCGCGCGTAGCGAATCGCGCTGATCTTGCCCTCGGTCCCGCGTGACCCGAAGCCGATCGGCACGAGCAGGCCGTCGACCTCGAAGACCTCTCGCGGCCAGGTTCCGCCTTGAATCTCCTCGGCGTCGATGAAGACCAGCTCGACTTGCGCATTGTTGGCAATGCCGCCATGCATCAGCGCCTCGTTGAGGCTCTTGTAGGCGTCCGGAAGCTCGACGTACTTGCCGACGATGCCGATCCGCGCGTGATGCTTCGGGCTCTTGATCCGGCCGACCAGATCCTCCCAGGGCGACACGTCCCGCGGATAGGCGGGGAGGTTGAGGACCTCGAGGAGAATCTCGTCGAGCCCTTCGCGGCAGAACGTCAGCGGCACCTCGTAGATGGTGTCGACGTCTCGAGCGGCGATGACGTGCTCCGGCGCGACGTTACAGAACAGGGCGATCTTCTTCTTGACGTCCTTGGGCAGAGGCCGATCGCAACGGCAGACGAGAACGTCGGCCGCGATTCCGATGGCTCGCAGCTCCCGCACCGAGTGCTGGGTCGGCTTGGTCTTGAGCTCATCGGCGGCCTTGATGTAGGGCACCAGGGTCAGATGGATGTTGGCCGCGTTGTGTTTGCCGAGCTCTAGCCGCAGCTGCCGGATTGCCTCGAGAAAGGGCAGCGATTCGATGTCGCCGATGGTTCCGCCGATCTCGATGATGACGACGTCGGCCTGGTCTTCGAGCCGCCTCATCGCGTCCTTGATCTCGTCGGTGACGTGCGGCACGACCTGAACCGTTTTGCCGAGATAGTCGCCCCGGCGCTCCTTGTTGATGACCGCCTCGTAGATCTTCCCGGTCGTGTAGTTGTGGTGCTTGCTGCTCTTCGATTGGGTGAAGCGCTCGTAATGACCGAGATCGAGATCGGTCTCGGCGCCGTCGTCGGTGACGAAGACCTCGCCGTGCTGGTAGGGCGACATCGTGCCCGGATCGACATTCACGTAGGGATCGAACTTCATGATCGTGACCGAGAATCCCCGCGCCTCGAGAATCGCGCCCACCGATGCCGCCGTGACCCCTTTGCCGAGCGACGAGACGACGCCGCCGGTGATGAAAATGAACTTGGCCGCCATGCCGTGCGCTCCTTCTTATGAAACCCCTCGAGAACTCCCGGTCTCTTGCCGATCGGCCAGCGGGTCGCCATGCTCCGCCAGATACGCTTCGACCTGTCTCAAGTCGTTGATTGTATCGACTCCGGGCCAGGCCTTCGGCACGGAGAGTACGCGAATCGAGAACCCGCTCTCGAGCATGCGCAACTGCTCGAGCGATTCGGCCAGCTCGAGCGGCGTTTGGGGCGTCGCGGCGATCTCGAGGAGGGCCTTGCGCCGGTAGCCATAGACGCCGATGTGTCGCTGAGGCGATCCGACCTGGCGTCCGTGGGGGTACGGAATGCCGGCGCGACTGAAGTAGAGAGCCTTGCCGCTCGCATCGCAGACGACCTTGACCACGTCCGGGTCGTCGAGATCGCCCGGCTCTGCCGGAGCCGCCAGGGTCGCGACGGCGTCTTCGGGATTCCCGACCAGGTGCTCGCTGAGCAGGGTGAGCGCCTCGGGAGAGATCAGGGGCTCATCCCCCTGAACGTTGACGATGACGTCCGTCTTCCAATCGCGCGCGGCCCAGGCGACGCGGTCCGATCCGCTGGCGAGATCTTCGGGAGTCATCATCGCCCGCCCGCCGAATCCGAGCACGGCCTCGGCGATGCGAGCGTCGTCGGTCAGGACGATCGCCTCCGTGATGCCGCGAGCGCCCTCGACTTGACGGTAGACCCGCTCAATCAGGGTTTTGCCCGCGATTTCGAGAAGTGGCTTTCCGGGCAGGCGAGTCGAGGCGTAACGCGCCGGAATCGCGGCAATGACGTGGTGCACGACCTAATCTATCGACCCCGATCACGTCCAGTCAACGA includes the following:
- a CDS encoding CTP synthase gives rise to the protein MAAKFIFITGGVVSSLGKGVTAASVGAILEARGFSVTIMKFDPYVNVDPGTMSPYQHGEVFVTDDGAETDLDLGHYERFTQSKSSKHHNYTTGKIYEAVINKERRGDYLGKTVQVVPHVTDEIKDAMRRLEDQADVVIIEIGGTIGDIESLPFLEAIRQLRLELGKHNAANIHLTLVPYIKAADELKTKPTQHSVRELRAIGIAADVLVCRCDRPLPKDVKKKIALFCNVAPEHVIAARDVDTIYEVPLTFCREGLDEILLEVLNLPAYPRDVSPWEDLVGRIKSPKHHARIGIVGKYVELPDAYKSLNEALMHGGIANNAQVELVFIDAEEIQGGTWPREVFEVDGLLVPIGFGSRGTEGKISAIRYAREHEVPFFGICLGMQCMVIEFARNVCGISDATSSEFDAEAVNPLIYKLRDLLGVEEMGGTMRLGAYPCVLAEGSLAREVYGTEEISERHRHRYEVNQKYLEALIENGLAVAGMSPDGKFVEMVELPGHPWFVGCQFHPEYKSKPTAPHPLFVSYIRAALEEQARRKDPERTRERESIQPAWSTA
- the kdsB gene encoding 3-deoxy-manno-octulosonate cytidylyltransferase, whose translation is MHHVIAAIPARYASTRLPGKPLLEIAGKTLIERVYRQVEGARGITEAIVLTDDARIAEAVLGFGGRAMMTPEDLASGSDRVAWAARDWKTDVIVNVQGDEPLISPEALTLLSEHLVGNPEDAVATLAAPAEPGDLDDPDVVKVVCDASGKALYFSRAGIPYPHGRQVGSPQRHIGVYGYRRKALLEIAATPQTPLELAESLEQLRMLESGFSIRVLSVPKAWPGVDTINDLRQVEAYLAEHGDPLADRQETGSSRGVS